The nucleotide sequence CATGCCGTCCAGAGGACAACGGGCCGTGGATGCTGCCGCTAGAAGCCTGGGTGTCCAGCTTCACCGCGTGGACATCGCGACGATCGCCGAGCTCGACGACGCGCTCGCCAGGCTGGCCGGCACGGCGGGCAGCGGGCTCGTGGTTCGATCAGATCCGTTCGTCCTGGAGCCGAACACTAAACAGGTCGTGGCCTCGGCCGTCAAGCACCGGCTCCCCGCCGTCTATTGGCTCCACACGTACACCCAGGCCGGCGGCCTGATGTGCTATGGCGCCGACCTCTTCGAGGTTCATCGGCGATCGGCGTACTTCGTCGACCGGATCCTCCGGGGCGCCCGGCCCATGGATTTGCCGATCGAAGAGCCGAGCAAGTTCACGCTGATCGTGAACCTCAAGACCGCACGCGCCCTGAACCTCACGATGCCGGCATCGATCCTGGCCCGCGCGGACGAGCTCATCCAGTAGCCAGCCCTCCAGCTCGTGCCCCGCCGGCCACGCCGGCGGGGCCCCTTTTGCGCCGCCCACGGTTTCGCGTACCATCGGCTCCGAGGCGATCCGACGCGGAGGAGGGCCCAATGCCGGTCACCGAGCTCAATCACTACTTCGTCCGGGCGAACGATCTCGAGAAGACCAAGGAGTTCTACTGCGACGTGCTGGGCTTCTCGGTCATGCCCCGGCCGCCCTTCCCCTTTCCGGGCTACTGGCTGGGGGTGAACGGCAAGATCCAGGTGCACATGGGACAGGACGGCATCGACAACGCCGACCTCTACTATCTGGGCACGCCGAAGAACGCGGCCACCGACCACGCCGGCGTCGTGGACCACATCGCCTTCGTGGCCACCGAGCCCGCCGCCTTCGTCCGGCGCTTGCGGGAGCGCAGGATCGACTACCAGCCACGGTCGCTCCCCGAATTCGACCTCTACCAGATCTTCATCAAGGACCCGAACGGCCTCACCATCGAGCTGAACTTCTTCGGCCTCAAGGACGTCAAGGACTGGGGCGGAGAGGAGTACTCGAAGATGCCCCAGGTCGCCGGCACGCCGCGATGACCCCGGCGGGCAACGCCGCCCGCGACTTCAGCGGCGTGCGCTACGACGAGGCCATGCGCCGGGCCCGGGACCTGGTCCCGCTCCTGCGCCGGCGGGCCGACGGGGCCGAGCATGCCCGGGAAATGCCGGCCGAGACCCTCGACGACCTGCATCGCACCGGGCTGCTCAGGTTTCATCAACCCCGCCGCTGGGGCGGCATGGAGCTCGAGTTCGTCTCGCTGTTCGACATCCCGGCCGAGATCGCGCGCGGCTGCGCCTCGACGGGCTGGAACGTCGCCAATCTCGGCGTCCACCACTGGATGCTCGCGCTCTACGACGAGCGCGCCCAGGACGAGGTGTGGGGCAAGAACCCGGATGCCCTGATCGCCTCGGGCATCGCCTATCCCCAGGGACGCGGCCGTCGGGTGGATGGGGGCCTCGTCATCAGCGGGCTGTGGAACTTCTCGAGCGGCGTCGATGCCTGCGACTGGAACATGCTGGCGGTCACGGTTCGCGACGGCGATCGGGTCGTCGATCACCGGATGTGCCTGGTGCCGAGGAGCGACTACGAGATCGTCGACGACTGGCACGTGCTGGGGATGCGGGGCACGGGCTCCAAGTCGGTGCGGGCCACCGACGTCTTCGTTCCCGAGCACCGGGCGCTGTGCATGTATCTGGCCCGGGGCGGCAGTGAGTTCCCAGGCGCCCGGCTCAATCCGAACCCGCTGTACCGCGTGCCGCTGTCCGCCCTCGGCTCGCACTGTCTGGCCGCGGCCGGCGTGGGCAACGCCCAGGCCGCGCTGGAGCTCA is from Candidatus Methylomirabilota bacterium and encodes:
- a CDS encoding VOC family protein; the protein is MPVTELNHYFVRANDLEKTKEFYCDVLGFSVMPRPPFPFPGYWLGVNGKIQVHMGQDGIDNADLYYLGTPKNAATDHAGVVDHIAFVATEPAAFVRRLRERRIDYQPRSLPEFDLYQIFIKDPNGLTIELNFFGLKDVKDWGGEEYSKMPQVAGTPR
- a CDS encoding acyl-CoA dehydrogenase family protein yields the protein MTPAGNAARDFSGVRYDEAMRRARDLVPLLRRRADGAEHAREMPAETLDDLHRTGLLRFHQPRRWGGMELEFVSLFDIPAEIARGCASTGWNVANLGVHHWMLALYDERAQDEVWGKNPDALIASGIAYPQGRGRRVDGGLVISGLWNFSSGVDACDWNMLAVTVRDGDRVVDHRMCLVPRSDYEIVDDWHVLGMRGTGSKSVRATDVFVPEHRALCMYLARGGSEFPGARLNPNPLYRVPLSALGSHCLAAAGVGNAQAALELTLEAIKERSTSYTAMRMRDFQAVQLRVAGAGAKVDAARLIIRADCQQAERIAGDNRAPTVEEKLRFKRNVAYAMGLCTESVDALHALAGANGLYDRYPIQRLFRDQHALAAHIGFSWDAQGAPWGLVALGGEFASPTL